One segment of Patulibacter sp. SYSU D01012 DNA contains the following:
- a CDS encoding SdrD B-like domain-containing protein: MLLVALAALGVLPAAASAAYPSEAAYVCAAERQDFEGAPLSQRSILHPGCGNLVGMERFGEPGIQAYYRQFGFDRNFMVWAPRQVRWDVAGRIYSGCITPHANGTLCAGGPENVRYRFAPQNDWNGPTTVKMWGDGFIALACGNLSATGTRQGPVPRVSGTKYEDANGNGRRDAGEPGLAGVRVRLSRDGAELASTVTASDGTYAFALNAEADARYTQGTYAVSEDVPAGYRQTAAPGAVFVPYGAADATYGGLDFGNQKVTDVGIQKTVDAPQTVAGTSATWTLTVTNHGRWAAPGVVVTDELPAELDRVDEIDPACEATGRTVRCRLGDLGAGERRLLRITARVAADVAKGTTIRNVASVTTDMPDTAPGNDRDAATTTVDTQADLVAGKRAASWRVLGGGVAEYVLSVRNDGPSWARSVVLRDALPAEIAFVDTDDPVGCAAVGPTITCAVGDLAPGAEARVVVHGRAVGAPPPAPTPSHDDHLLAVDKAEQAVSLEAGERRTVDVDCPAGGLVTDGSVRVDAVDQGTGSKADVRTLESVATARSRYRATVENRAAGRAQVHVGATCLRPTTVGGDGAAHDLVADDPVASVDALEPGRRTVRLRVGLDRHAVAPGYEVRSGDARLVGSEPTDDGWELTFLVTERAVVRSSVVPLHGRLATVDGHTHRLVFAHPRRDVSLPPGESEQQIDCAPEEKGITASWSTPAGAVHLGDEARPRTRAFRFLNTGAVPVDAVIDVVCLAERTGPPLDPVGVVRNTVRVSSATAETDADDDEASADVVIDRAVVGPDDAPVAAGPASSADRTATVTPGAHGPERGAAAQAPTLGADAPAGAANARTAAPGPSAAALVGRPRLDRRASGVRVRLRCAAGQRLAVEVRRNGRTLGAAGVRCGPAGATGVLVRVPRRPRATARGLAVVVRDGARAVARGGVAAV, translated from the coding sequence GTGCTGCTCGTCGCCCTGGCCGCGCTCGGCGTGCTGCCGGCGGCCGCGAGCGCGGCGTATCCGAGCGAGGCCGCGTACGTGTGCGCCGCCGAGCGCCAGGACTTCGAGGGCGCGCCGCTCAGCCAGCGGTCCATCCTGCATCCCGGCTGCGGCAACCTCGTCGGGATGGAGCGCTTCGGCGAGCCGGGCATCCAGGCGTACTACCGCCAGTTCGGCTTCGACCGCAACTTCATGGTGTGGGCGCCGCGGCAGGTGCGCTGGGACGTGGCCGGCCGCATCTACTCCGGCTGCATCACACCGCACGCGAACGGGACGCTCTGTGCCGGGGGCCCAGAGAACGTGCGCTACCGATTCGCGCCGCAGAACGACTGGAACGGGCCGACCACGGTGAAGATGTGGGGCGACGGCTTCATCGCCCTGGCATGCGGGAACCTCTCCGCGACCGGCACGCGGCAGGGGCCGGTCCCGCGCGTGAGCGGCACGAAGTACGAGGACGCCAACGGCAACGGCCGCCGCGACGCCGGCGAGCCCGGGCTGGCCGGCGTGCGGGTGCGGCTGAGCCGGGACGGCGCCGAGCTGGCGTCCACGGTCACCGCGAGCGACGGCACGTACGCGTTCGCGCTGAACGCCGAGGCGGACGCCCGCTACACGCAGGGCACCTACGCCGTGAGCGAGGACGTGCCGGCCGGGTACCGCCAGACGGCGGCGCCGGGCGCCGTGTTCGTGCCGTACGGGGCGGCGGACGCCACGTACGGCGGCCTCGACTTCGGCAACCAGAAGGTGACCGACGTCGGGATCCAGAAGACGGTCGACGCGCCGCAGACGGTCGCCGGCACGTCCGCCACGTGGACGCTGACGGTCACCAACCACGGGCGCTGGGCGGCGCCGGGCGTCGTCGTGACGGACGAGCTGCCCGCGGAGCTCGACCGGGTCGACGAGATCGATCCGGCGTGCGAGGCGACGGGGCGCACGGTCCGCTGCCGCCTGGGCGACCTGGGGGCGGGCGAGCGCCGTCTCCTGCGGATCACGGCGCGCGTCGCGGCCGACGTCGCGAAGGGGACGACGATCCGCAACGTCGCGTCGGTCACGACCGACATGCCCGACACCGCGCCGGGCAACGACCGCGACGCGGCCACGACGACCGTCGACACGCAGGCGGACCTGGTCGCCGGCAAGCGGGCCGCGTCCTGGCGCGTGCTGGGCGGCGGCGTCGCCGAGTACGTCCTCTCCGTCCGCAACGACGGGCCCTCGTGGGCGCGGTCGGTGGTGCTGCGCGACGCGCTCCCGGCGGAGATCGCCTTCGTCGACACGGACGACCCCGTCGGATGTGCGGCGGTGGGGCCCACGATCACGTGCGCCGTCGGCGATCTGGCGCCGGGCGCCGAGGCCCGGGTCGTGGTGCACGGCCGCGCGGTCGGCGCTCCCCCGCCGGCGCCGACGCCCAGCCACGACGATCACCTGCTGGCGGTGGACAAGGCGGAACAGGCGGTGAGCCTGGAGGCCGGCGAGCGCCGGACGGTGGACGTCGACTGCCCCGCGGGCGGGCTGGTCACCGACGGCAGCGTGCGCGTGGACGCGGTCGACCAGGGCACCGGGTCGAAGGCCGACGTGCGGACGCTCGAGAGCGTCGCCACCGCGCGGTCCCGGTACCGCGCGACCGTCGAGAACCGGGCCGCGGGCAGGGCCCAGGTCCACGTCGGGGCCACGTGCCTGCGGCCGACGACTGTAGGCGGCGACGGGGCGGCGCACGATCTCGTGGCGGACGACCCCGTCGCGTCGGTGGACGCGCTGGAGCCGGGGCGGCGCACCGTGCGTCTGCGGGTGGGGCTCGATCGGCACGCCGTCGCGCCCGGGTACGAGGTGCGTTCGGGCGACGCGCGCCTCGTCGGGTCGGAGCCGACCGACGACGGATGGGAGCTGACGTTCCTGGTGACCGAGCGCGCGGTCGTGCGGTCCTCCGTCGTCCCGCTCCACGGCCGGCTGGCGACCGTCGACGGGCACACGCACCGCCTCGTGTTCGCTCACCCGCGCCGGGACGTCTCGCTCCCGCCGGGCGAGTCCGAGCAGCAGATCGACTGCGCGCCCGAGGAGAAGGGCATCACGGCCAGCTGGAGCACGCCCGCCGGGGCGGTGCACCTGGGGGACGAGGCGCGGCCGCGCACCCGCGCGTTCCGGTTCCTGAACACCGGGGCGGTGCCGGTCGACGCCGTCATCGACGTCGTCTGCCTGGCCGAGCGGACCGGGCCGCCGCTCGACCCGGTCGGCGTGGTGCGGAACACGGTGCGCGTCTCGAGCGCCACGGCGGAGACGGACGCCGACGACGACGAGGCGAGCGCGGACGTCGTGATCGACCGGGCCGTCGTGGGGCCGGACGACGCGCCGGTGGCGGCCGGGCCGGCGTCGTCCGCGGACCGGACGGCGACGGTGACGCCGGGCGCCCACGGCCCCGAGCGCGGAGCGGCGGCCCAGGCCCCGACCCTCGGGGCCGACGCGCCGGCCGGGGCGGCGAACGCCAGGACGGCGGCTCCGGGGCCGTCCGCCGCCGCCCTGGTCGGGCGGCCGCGTCTCGACCGTCGGGCCTCGGGCGTCCGGGTGCGGCTGCGGTGCGCCGCCGGGCAGCGGCTGGCGGTCGAGGTGCGGCGGAACGGTCGGACGCTCGGGGCCGCCGGGGTGCGGTGCGGGCCCGCGGGTGCGACGGGCGTCCTCGTGCGGGTGCCGCGGCGGCCGCGCGCGACCGCCCGCGGCCTGGCCGTGGTGGTGCGCGACGGCGCGCGCGCCGTGGCGCGGGGCGGGGTGGCGGCCGTCTGA
- a CDS encoding choice-of-anchor D domain-containing protein has product MPAVRRLAATAAVALACAAAAPAAHASTFGSGIANGGFGSGRYITGQSFRMPAGEPFLHELTMGLIDVPVGAVPTLVRYEDGVTGPTVWQGQPLPDGVWYEPLTVRPDVLLEAGARYVFYTTHSVDNGVINPARPYPDGEAVYLDDAGTVLGSAGQNGGFLAVAQTPRFAPDATDPVAWGAQPAGTLGAARTVTFTNASADPVAVRRAAVTGTDRDDFVLAGDDCGATTVPPGGTCTVTVRFGPADDTGRGSRTADLTLVSGADDHNAPVTLTGTAGPAPTGPAGPAGPAGPDGPAGAAGGTGPQGPAGPAGADGASGPAGPEGPDGAAGAPGPHGPDGAPGARGPFGPAGPKGDRGDAGAAGPPGPRGPVGLRGPRGRAGLTAMYRCAPAQGGEGAARCAVELSRATGTRRVRVTVTRAGRTVASGTRTLRPGDRQRVQVTARRAPVRGSYGVRVIVREAGRTTVLTGRFRLPGAR; this is encoded by the coding sequence ATGCCCGCCGTGCGCCGCCTGGCGGCCACGGCGGCCGTCGCGCTGGCGTGCGCGGCCGCCGCGCCGGCCGCCCACGCCTCCACGTTCGGCAGCGGCATCGCCAACGGCGGCTTCGGCTCGGGGCGCTACATCACCGGCCAGTCCTTCCGCATGCCCGCGGGCGAGCCGTTCCTGCACGAGCTCACCATGGGCCTGATCGACGTGCCCGTGGGGGCCGTGCCCACCCTGGTGCGCTACGAGGACGGCGTCACCGGCCCGACCGTGTGGCAGGGCCAGCCCCTTCCCGACGGCGTCTGGTACGAGCCGCTGACCGTCCGTCCCGACGTGCTGCTGGAGGCCGGCGCCCGGTACGTCTTCTACACGACGCACTCGGTCGACAACGGGGTGATCAACCCAGCGCGCCCGTACCCCGACGGCGAGGCGGTGTACCTGGACGACGCCGGCACGGTCCTCGGATCCGCCGGGCAGAACGGCGGCTTCCTCGCCGTCGCGCAGACGCCGCGGTTCGCCCCCGACGCCACCGACCCCGTCGCCTGGGGCGCCCAGCCCGCCGGCACGCTGGGCGCCGCCCGGACCGTCACCTTCACGAACGCCTCGGCGGACCCGGTCGCCGTGCGGCGGGCGGCCGTCACCGGGACGGACCGCGACGACTTCGTGCTCGCCGGCGACGACTGCGGCGCCACGACGGTCCCGCCGGGCGGGACGTGCACCGTGACCGTGCGGTTCGGCCCCGCCGACGACACCGGTCGCGGCTCCCGCACGGCCGACCTGACGCTCGTCTCGGGCGCCGACGACCACAACGCCCCGGTCACGCTGACCGGCACCGCCGGCCCCGCGCCGACCGGCCCCGCCGGGCCCGCGGGACCCGCCGGCCCGGACGGTCCCGCGGGCGCCGCCGGCGGCACCGGCCCGCAGGGCCCGGCCGGGCCCGCCGGCGCGGACGGCGCGTCCGGCCCCGCCGGGCCGGAGGGACCGGACGGCGCCGCGGGCGCGCCGGGCCCGCACGGCCCCGATGGCGCCCCCGGCGCGCGGGGCCCCTTCGGCCCGGCCGGCCCGAAGGGCGACCGCGGCGACGCCGGGGCGGCCGGGCCGCCCGGCCCGCGCGGCCCCGTCGGGCTGCGCGGCCCCCGCGGGCGCGCGGGCCTGACCGCGATGTACCGGTGCGCCCCCGCGCAGGGCGGCGAGGGAGCAGCCCGCTGCGCGGTCGAGCTGTCGCGCGCCACGGGCACCCGGCGCGTGCGCGTGACCGTCACCCGCGCCGGCCGCACCGTGGCGTCCGGCACCCGGACGCTGCGCCCGGGCGATCGCCAGCGCGTGCAGGTCACGGCGCGCCGTGCGCCCGTCCGCGGCAGCTACGGGGTGCGGGTGATCGTGCGCGAGGCCGGGCGGACGACGGTCCTGACCGGCCGCTTCCGGCTGCCGGGCGCCCGCTAG
- a CDS encoding NDP-sugar synthase, with protein sequence MQAVILVGGKGTRLRPLTADRPKPIVPIVDRPFLAYALEWVARHGMTDVVLCCGFRSDAVVEAIGDGSRFGVHVTWVFEPEPRGTAGALKMAEEHLQERFVLLNGDVLTDMDLSAQIRAHEATGARATLGLVPVEDPTAYGLVRLDDRDRVTGFLEKPKPEEIDTDLISAGAYVLDRDVLDLIPAGREVSIEREVWPRLVGEGLHGFVHRGAYWMDIGTPQRYVQGVADVLAGRVRSAVVDRLAGGPVHPAADVHATATVAPDALVEAGARVGAGAVIGSGSVVAAHAVVEAGSRLERAILLPGARVAEHAELRECVVGQDATVGAGCRVGDHLILADGALVEAGTQLAGATVATAQA encoded by the coding sequence ATGCAGGCAGTCATCCTGGTCGGCGGCAAGGGCACGCGTCTGCGGCCCCTGACGGCGGATCGGCCCAAGCCGATCGTCCCGATCGTCGATCGGCCGTTCCTGGCGTACGCCCTCGAGTGGGTCGCCCGGCACGGCATGACGGACGTCGTCCTGTGCTGCGGGTTCCGGTCCGACGCGGTCGTCGAGGCCATCGGCGACGGCTCCCGGTTCGGCGTGCACGTGACCTGGGTCTTCGAGCCGGAGCCCCGCGGCACCGCCGGCGCGCTGAAGATGGCCGAGGAGCACCTGCAGGAGCGCTTCGTGCTCCTGAACGGCGACGTCCTGACCGACATGGACCTGTCCGCCCAGATCCGGGCCCACGAGGCCACCGGCGCGCGCGCCACGCTGGGACTCGTGCCCGTCGAGGACCCCACCGCGTACGGCCTCGTCCGCCTGGACGACCGGGACCGCGTCACCGGGTTCCTCGAGAAGCCGAAGCCGGAGGAGATCGACACGGACCTGATCTCGGCCGGCGCCTACGTGCTGGACCGCGACGTGCTCGACCTGATCCCGGCCGGCCGCGAGGTCTCGATCGAGCGCGAGGTCTGGCCGCGCCTGGTCGGCGAGGGGCTGCACGGCTTCGTGCACCGCGGCGCGTACTGGATGGACATCGGCACGCCCCAGCGCTACGTGCAGGGCGTCGCGGACGTCCTGGCCGGCCGCGTCCGCTCCGCGGTCGTCGATCGTCTGGCGGGCGGTCCGGTCCACCCGGCCGCCGACGTGCACGCGACGGCGACCGTCGCCCCGGACGCGCTCGTCGAGGCGGGCGCCCGCGTCGGGGCCGGCGCGGTGATCGGCAGCGGCAGCGTCGTCGCGGCCCACGCCGTAGTCGAGGCGGGGTCCCGCCTGGAGCGGGCGATCCTGCTGCCCGGCGCCCGCGTCGCCGAGCACGCCGAGCTGCGCGAGTGCGTCGTGGGGCAGGACGCCACCGTCGGCGCCGGCTGCCGCGTCGGCGACCACCTGATCCTGGCCGACGGCGCGCTCGTCGAGGCGGGCACGCAGCTCGCCGGCGCGACCGTCGCGACGGCGCAGGCGTAG
- a CDS encoding glycosyltransferase yields MSDNVLQLVPVGDHEPRPSLAEAWARRTAQRRGLEFVVLGDEHHGPLVAQLLDERTCRRLLALPTGLRDGAVEVAVANPDQEDLQATLEAALGRPVRLRIAASDALERAIAKRFNRPTEDAAPRLRQSLLGDVLITQGAVSAAQVDNALRAQEETGGRLGEQLLHAGVIDEHALLRALAELHDVEAIDLGAVDPEPDALAEVPEAVQRELHVVPLAIREGELLLAASDILTPEKRARLQGETDLRLHELLATATEIDLIQQRVNRDAYSRTAVARLRETNPQDSGDRVTTRGQRVALAVMGLVLAACLVLWTMTTLIVVVAALGLFHLAVSLYKLRLVLGSLGEHAGVHVSQEEVDAIDDATLPVYTILVPLFHEAAVVPALVRGVHGLDYPRHKLDVRLLCEEEDDETIDAIRALDLPPHFKLVIVPDSLPKTKPKACNYGLIQAEGEITVIYDAEDRPDPSQLKRVIAAFRKSADNVTCIQAKLNYFNSEQNLLTRWFTTEYSMWFDLMLPGLDKAKAVIPLGGTSNHFKTADLLRLGAWDPFNVTEDADLGVRLYKAGLETAVIDSTTYEEANSDLPNWVRQRSRWIKGYFQTYLVHMRNPVRLWQQMGPKGFISFQLIIGGTFTFLINPIFWGLTTLFTLTQLDVIRQLFPGFIFYAAVVQLVVGNFVFIYANVAGTIHRGYFRLVTQALFSPIYWGFMSIAAWKGFWQLITNPFYWEKTEHGLDAHHAPATTAPAGSAK; encoded by the coding sequence ATGAGCGACAACGTCCTGCAGCTCGTCCCGGTGGGCGACCACGAGCCCCGGCCCTCGCTGGCCGAGGCGTGGGCCCGCCGCACGGCCCAACGCCGCGGCCTGGAGTTCGTGGTCCTCGGCGACGAGCACCACGGCCCGCTCGTGGCCCAGCTCCTGGACGAGCGCACCTGCCGTCGCCTGCTCGCCCTGCCGACGGGCCTGCGCGACGGCGCCGTCGAGGTCGCGGTCGCCAACCCCGACCAGGAGGACCTGCAGGCCACGCTCGAGGCTGCCCTGGGCCGGCCGGTCCGCCTGCGGATCGCGGCGAGCGACGCGCTCGAGCGCGCGATCGCCAAGCGCTTCAACCGCCCGACGGAGGACGCCGCGCCGCGCCTGCGGCAGTCCCTGCTCGGCGACGTGCTGATCACGCAGGGCGCCGTCTCCGCCGCGCAGGTCGACAACGCCCTGCGCGCGCAGGAGGAGACCGGCGGCCGCCTGGGCGAGCAGCTGCTGCACGCCGGCGTCATCGACGAGCACGCGCTGCTCCGCGCCCTCGCCGAGCTGCACGACGTCGAGGCGATCGACCTGGGCGCCGTCGACCCCGAGCCGGACGCGCTCGCCGAGGTCCCCGAGGCCGTCCAGCGCGAGCTGCACGTCGTCCCGCTCGCGATCCGCGAGGGCGAGCTGCTGCTCGCGGCGTCCGACATCCTCACGCCCGAGAAGCGCGCCCGCCTGCAGGGCGAGACCGACCTGCGCCTGCACGAGCTGCTGGCGACGGCGACCGAGATCGACCTGATCCAGCAGCGCGTCAACCGCGACGCCTACTCGCGCACCGCCGTCGCGCGCCTGCGCGAGACCAACCCGCAGGACTCGGGCGATCGCGTGACCACGCGCGGCCAGCGGGTCGCGCTCGCCGTCATGGGGCTCGTCCTGGCCGCCTGCCTGGTGCTGTGGACGATGACCACGCTGATCGTCGTCGTCGCCGCCCTGGGCCTGTTCCACCTGGCGGTGTCGCTCTACAAGCTGCGCCTGGTCCTCGGGTCGCTCGGCGAGCACGCCGGCGTCCACGTGTCGCAGGAGGAGGTCGACGCGATCGACGACGCGACGCTGCCGGTCTACACGATCCTCGTCCCGCTCTTCCACGAGGCGGCCGTCGTGCCCGCCCTCGTGCGCGGCGTGCACGGCCTGGACTACCCGCGCCACAAGCTCGACGTGCGCCTGCTCTGCGAGGAGGAGGACGACGAGACGATCGACGCGATCCGCGCGCTCGACCTGCCGCCGCACTTCAAGCTCGTCATCGTCCCGGACTCGCTGCCGAAGACGAAGCCGAAGGCCTGCAACTACGGGCTGATCCAGGCCGAGGGCGAGATCACGGTGATCTACGACGCCGAGGACCGGCCGGACCCGAGCCAGCTCAAGCGCGTCATCGCCGCCTTCCGCAAGTCGGCCGACAACGTCACCTGCATCCAGGCGAAGCTCAACTACTTCAACTCCGAGCAGAACCTGCTGACGCGCTGGTTCACCACGGAGTACTCCATGTGGTTCGACCTGATGCTGCCGGGCCTGGACAAGGCCAAGGCGGTCATCCCGCTCGGCGGCACGTCCAACCACTTCAAGACGGCGGACCTGCTGCGCCTGGGCGCCTGGGACCCGTTCAACGTGACCGAGGACGCCGACCTGGGCGTGCGCCTGTACAAGGCCGGCCTGGAGACGGCGGTCATCGACTCGACGACGTACGAGGAGGCCAACTCGGACCTCCCCAACTGGGTGCGTCAGCGCTCCCGCTGGATCAAGGGCTACTTCCAGACGTACCTGGTCCACATGCGCAACCCCGTGCGCCTGTGGCAGCAGATGGGCCCGAAGGGCTTCATCTCGTTCCAGCTGATCATCGGCGGCACCTTCACCTTCCTGATCAACCCGATCTTCTGGGGCCTGACGACGCTGTTCACGCTGACGCAGCTCGACGTGATCCGGCAGCTGTTCCCCGGCTTCATCTTCTACGCGGCCGTCGTCCAGCTCGTCGTCGGCAACTTCGTCTTCATCTACGCGAACGTCGCGGGCACGATCCACCGCGGCTACTTCCGCCTGGTCACCCAGGCGCTGTTCTCGCCGATCTACTGGGGCTTCATGTCGATCGCCGCCTGGAAGGGCTTCTGGCAGCTGATCACGAACCCCTTCTACTGGGAGAAGACCGAGCACGGGCTCGACGCCCACCACGCGCCGGCGACCACCGCGCCGGCCGGGAGCGCCAAGTGA
- a CDS encoding Ig-like domain-containing protein produces the protein MPHRLVVRAVLPALAGAAALTSTAAAAPPTVLPTPEEARTFATTNGGWTSAVDYGGLACIPGVTCPTATPSYRSTGGFGGAADGHLRDTFGTLLGVLGTTTITWTSPSFAAPSGTDVASLSVKVRPQIASLLAIGSVRLTRRLVDVNDPASSTALPDVSLSAASASFGTQTVVVPPSALVAGRTYRLALGVAVTTNVSAVTSGNVDLDDVALTLESLAGPRDLTASVPATGPLRVTGSVDAHGLDTSVTVEYGTTTSYGATTTAVQLPGSTTGPQPFSVPLTGLQPGQTYHYRVRAENAEGPVTTADATFVAPSPPSTAAPTISGAGNARTRTVTFSRASDVTDAVVELLDAGGAVQQSWPDAGNDGTEVITLPDADGTYDVRVRRTTNRALESTSAVAQATLDRTGPDTSGLELAVTPVASPEIARTVTLNRPSDATTVTAQVLDADGAPVGAATTVTGGSAQVQLGSTDGTYRVRVTLTDAAGNDSVVTSPALTLDRQAPDAGPAPTITGDGNARGRTVTFTRDASATDVALEVLGADGTVLDTVAVPSGDSGEITLPDADGAYAVRVRQADAAGNVDRSPTAPAVLDRVAPQPGPAPTVTGDQNGRTRSVAFTRASDAATVAVEIRDADDRLVDSVAVPSGDRADVTLPDVDGTYTVRVRQTDAAGNDARTPGTDVVLDRQAPDPGPAPTVDGSATGRERTVRFVRDPSATTVTVELLDADGGLLDAIAVPSGDEADVTLPDRDGAYGIRVRQVDAAGNVARTPTAEVVLDREAPDPGPAPTVPSGTDGTAPFTVSFVRDPSAAEVRVEVLDASGTVVATVPVPSGDTATVTLPAAAGAYTIRVVQVDAAGNSAVTAATTVERRVAGPETPATPQTPTTPQGTTPTTPADPPRSVLDAAECPRPTTAVTTVARAGGRIVVRGYSSSPRGTKLAVIDGRNRRVGTAVVGADGRFGIRVAPTAKLRRNDVRYRVVDRGRSSIGVQLHRANALTAVRRSGGTVTLRGRVDLRRIGRARSILAFGGAGACPDPRGTLRPVGRARIDAKGRYRLTVRAEATGRLLVGTRVRGSRASARSAYVVR, from the coding sequence ATGCCTCACCGTCTCGTCGTCCGCGCCGTGCTTCCAGCGCTCGCGGGCGCCGCCGCCCTGACCTCGACCGCCGCGGCCGCCCCGCCCACGGTCCTGCCCACCCCCGAAGAGGCGCGGACGTTCGCGACCACGAACGGCGGATGGACGAGCGCCGTCGACTACGGCGGGCTCGCCTGCATCCCCGGCGTCACCTGCCCCACCGCCACGCCGAGCTACCGCTCGACCGGCGGCTTCGGCGGCGCCGCGGACGGCCACCTGCGCGACACGTTCGGCACCCTCCTCGGCGTCCTGGGGACCACGACGATCACGTGGACCTCCCCGTCGTTCGCCGCGCCGTCCGGCACCGACGTGGCGAGCCTGTCGGTGAAGGTCCGCCCGCAGATCGCGTCCCTCCTGGCCATCGGCAGCGTCCGCCTGACGCGGCGCCTGGTCGACGTGAACGACCCGGCGTCCTCCACCGCGCTGCCGGACGTGTCGCTGTCGGCGGCGTCGGCGTCCTTCGGCACGCAGACCGTCGTCGTCCCGCCCTCCGCCCTGGTCGCCGGGCGCACCTACCGCCTGGCGCTCGGCGTGGCGGTGACCACCAACGTGTCCGCGGTCACGAGCGGCAACGTGGACCTGGACGACGTCGCCCTCACCCTGGAGTCGCTCGCCGGCCCGCGCGACCTGACGGCCAGCGTGCCTGCCACCGGCCCGCTGCGCGTGACCGGCTCGGTCGACGCCCACGGGCTCGACACGAGCGTCACCGTCGAGTACGGGACGACGACGAGCTACGGCGCCACGACGACCGCCGTGCAGCTGCCCGGCAGCACGACCGGCCCCCAGCCGTTCTCGGTGCCGCTCACCGGGCTGCAGCCCGGGCAGACCTACCACTACCGCGTGCGCGCCGAGAACGCCGAGGGGCCCGTCACCACCGCGGACGCCACCTTCGTCGCCCCGTCGCCCCCGTCCACCGCCGCGCCGACGATCTCCGGCGCCGGCAACGCCCGGACCCGCACGGTGACGTTCAGCCGCGCCTCCGACGTGACCGACGCCGTCGTCGAGCTGCTCGACGCCGGCGGCGCCGTGCAGCAGAGCTGGCCGGACGCGGGGAACGACGGCACCGAGGTCATCACGCTGCCCGACGCCGACGGGACGTACGACGTGCGCGTGCGCCGGACGACGAACCGCGCCCTGGAGTCGACGAGCGCCGTGGCGCAGGCGACGCTCGACCGGACCGGGCCCGACACGTCCGGCCTGGAGCTCGCGGTCACGCCCGTGGCGTCGCCGGAGATCGCCCGCACGGTCACGCTGAACCGCCCGTCCGACGCCACCACGGTGACCGCGCAGGTGCTCGACGCCGACGGCGCCCCCGTCGGCGCCGCGACGACGGTGACGGGCGGCAGCGCCCAGGTGCAGCTCGGGTCCACCGACGGCACCTACCGGGTGCGCGTGACGCTGACCGACGCGGCCGGCAACGACTCCGTCGTGACGAGCCCGGCGCTGACCCTCGACCGGCAGGCCCCCGACGCCGGGCCGGCGCCGACGATCACCGGCGACGGCAACGCCCGCGGGCGCACCGTGACCTTCACCCGCGACGCGTCGGCCACCGACGTGGCGCTCGAGGTCCTCGGCGCCGACGGCACCGTGCTCGACACCGTGGCGGTGCCCTCGGGCGACAGCGGCGAGATCACCCTGCCGGACGCCGACGGCGCCTACGCGGTGCGGGTGCGGCAGGCCGACGCCGCCGGCAACGTCGACCGCAGCCCGACCGCGCCGGCCGTCCTGGACCGCGTCGCCCCGCAGCCCGGCCCCGCGCCGACCGTCACCGGCGACCAGAACGGCCGCACCCGCTCCGTCGCGTTCACCCGCGCCTCCGACGCCGCCACCGTGGCGGTCGAGATCCGGGACGCCGACGACCGGCTCGTCGACAGCGTCGCGGTGCCGTCCGGCGACCGCGCCGACGTGACGCTCCCCGACGTCGACGGCACCTACACCGTGCGCGTGCGGCAGACCGACGCCGCCGGCAACGACGCGCGCACGCCCGGCACGGACGTCGTGCTCGACCGCCAGGCTCCCGATCCCGGCCCCGCGCCGACCGTCGACGGGTCCGCCACCGGCCGCGAGCGGACCGTGCGCTTCGTGCGCGACCCCTCCGCGACGACGGTGACCGTCGAGCTGCTCGACGCCGACGGCGGACTCCTCGACGCGATCGCCGTGCCCAGCGGCGACGAGGCCGACGTCACGCTGCCCGACCGCGACGGCGCCTACGGGATCCGCGTCCGGCAGGTCGACGCTGCGGGCAACGTCGCGCGCACGCCGACCGCCGAGGTCGTCCTGGACCGCGAGGCCCCGGACCCGGGCCCCGCGCCGACCGTCCCGAGCGGCACCGACGGCACCGCGCCGTTCACGGTCTCCTTCGTCCGCGATCCGAGCGCCGCCGAGGTGCGGGTCGAGGTGCTCGACGCGAGCGGCACCGTCGTGGCCACCGTCCCCGTCCCCTCGGGCGACACCGCCACGGTCACCCTGCCCGCCGCGGCCGGCGCCTACACGATCCGCGTGGTGCAGGTCGACGCCGCCGGCAACAGCGCCGTCACGGCCGCGACCACGGTCGAGCGCCGCGTCGCGGGGCCGGAGACCCCGGCGACGCCGCAGACGCCGACGACGCCGCAGGGCACGACGCCGACGACGCCGGCCGACCCGCCGCGCAGCGTCCTGGACGCCGCGGAGTGCCCCCGTCCCACGACCGCCGTGACGACCGTCGCGCGCGCCGGCGGACGCATCGTCGTGCGCGGGTACTCGTCGAGCCCCCGCGGGACGAAGCTCGCGGTGATCGACGGACGCAACCGCCGCGTCGGCACGGCCGTCGTCGGCGCTGACGGCCGCTTCGGCATCCGCGTGGCGCCGACGGCGAAGCTGCGCCGCAACGACGTGCGCTACCGCGTCGTCGACCGGGGGCGCAGCTCGATCGGCGTCCAGCTGCACCGCGCCAACGCGCTCACCGCCGTCCGACGCTCCGGCGGGACGGTCACCCTGCGGGGCCGCGTGGACCTGCGGCGCATCGGGCGCGCGCGCTCCATCCTGGCGTTCGGCGGCGCCGGCGCGTGCCCCGACCCGCGCGGCACGCTGCGGCCCGTCGGGCGCGCCCGCATCGACGCCAAGGGCCGCTACCGCCTGACGGTGCGCGCCGAGGCGACCGGACGCCTGCTGGTCGGCACCCGCGTGCGCGGCAGCCGCGCCTCGGCCCGCAGCGCCTACGTGGTCCGCTGA